TAAGAATCTAAGGGAACCTATCACAACTAAAGAAGCATTAAATGAGCCAAAAACATCTGGAGCTCAAAGCATCACCAAAACAGCAGCACCAATTGAAAAAAGTCCGACAGTGCCCAGTAAAGCACCTACAAAGTCTCCAAAAGCGGTAGAAAAGAAACCTAAACGAATTAAAAAGGTGAAACCTGTGAGGCCTACCTCAGATAACGAAGACGAGTTTGTAAAAAACAGATTGAACAGGTTAAAGGAAAGTTACATCCAAAATACCAAGGACATAGAAAATCTCATCGAGGAACGTCTGGATTCTTTCAAAGGCACATTAGACCAGATTAAATCAGAATCCAAAGATCCAAGCATAATATGGTCTTTTGATGCTGGTGAAGTACAGGAAACAATGAAAGATACCATTTTAAAAGCAAATAACCGCATATTAATGATGTATCCCTGGATCCGTAATGTAGATGTAAGCGTTCTTAAAAGGTTTATGGAAACAGAAAGTAAAATGATTATACAGGAAGCAAGCATGGATGATGATGCATCAGTTGAGCTCATCAAGCTTTTAATGGAAAATAATGTAGAAATAAGGACTATGCCTCATGTTCACACAGTAGCAATCGTGTCCGATGAAGAAAATGGTTTAATAATCTCTACTGATCCTATATACGAAAGTTTCGAGGTAGGAGTAATTTATAAAGACCAGAAATCCATTGAAGAAATTGAAAGAATGTTTGAAGAAGCATGGGGCCTCTCACAGAGTATAGAATTAGGGATAACTCAATAAAACTTAAGGAGATGCATTAATGGAAATAAAATGGTTTGGACATTCTGCATTTGAAATAATATCAGAGGAAAATTTAAAGATATTAATAGACCCATTTATAAGCAATAACCCAACTTGTCCAGTTCCAGTTGAAGAAATAGAAGCAGATATAATATGTGTTACCCATGGGCACGGTGACCATTTTGGAGATACCATGGAAATAGCAAACAGAACTGGCGCAGTAGTAATCGGAAATCACGAGCATTCATTATATCTTGCAAAACAGGGCTTTGAAGCTATAGGGATGAACATAGGAGGATCGGTTGAAATACACGGCATTAAGATAACTATGGTTGATGCAACTCATTCAGCGGATATGGACTTTATAGAAGAAATGGGTGTTGGGGGAAGCGCCTGCGGTTACATCATACAGCTTGAGAACGGTAAAAGAATATACCATTCTGGCGATACAGGCGTTTTTGGAGATATGAAAGACGTGATAAAAGGTATTTATAACCCCCAAATTGCATTAATTCCAATTGGTGATAGATTCACCATGGGACTTCTGGAAGCTTCAATAGCTACGCAATGGATTGATCCCTATGTTGTAATTCCAATGCATTACAATACATTTCCTGTAATTGAACAGGACCCTGAAGAGTTTGCAGACATGGTTGAATCAACAAACAAAAAAACGAAGGTTGTTATCCTTGAACCTGGCCAAATATATAAAGAGTGATAAGATGCCAAATATTTTCAGAAGATTCCTAAATAAACTGCTTGGAAAAGATAAGAAACTAAAAATAGGATTATATGGTCATCCTAATTCAGGAAAGACTACCTTAGCAAATACAATGACCAACGATTGGATAGGAAAACCATTAGGACTATCATCAGAGATTCCACACGAAACAAGAAAAGTTTACAGGCAAGAACATGTAAGTATAAAACATAACGGGGTTGAACTTGATTTTGATATAATAGACACGCCAGGAATAGCAACAAAAATAGACTACAAGAATTTTCTGCAATTTGGTCTATCTGAGGCAGAAGCAAAGGAAAGGGCAAAAGAAGCAACTAAAGGCATAATAGAAGCTATCAAATGGTTAGATGATGTTACTGGCGTTATTTTAGTTGTAGACGCCACCAAAGATCCGCTTACACAGGCAAACATTACCATAATTGGAAATCTAGAGGCAAGGAAAATCCCATTTGTAATCGTTGCAAATAAAATAGATCTCCCTGAAGCCACCCCGGAGCGTATAACATCAGTATTCCCTCAACATACAGTAGTGCCTATCTCTGCGCTTCACGGCGAAAATACCGAAAACCTTTATGAAGCAATGATTAAAAGGTTCCATTAATTTAAAAATGATAATTTCGAATTAGAGGTATCAAAAATGAATGGTTTAAAAATGGATTTTTTATCTTCAGATGCGCTCTCAACTCACACCAGCATGGAAAAGATATCAATGATTGTTGAAAGGGTTAAAGGAGGAAATCTAGTAGTCATAGAAGGTGGATTAAGACCTGAAGAAGAAGCAGAACTTATAGAAACCACCATGAGAGAAATCGACATCGAAAATTTTATGGGAATTGATATATACACCCTTGAAAAAGATAAGAAAGCTCTTTTTGGAATTTCAAAGAAGAAAGCAGTTGGACTTACTATAATTGGTCCTGCAAATATTATGAAAGACGTTAATAAACAATCAAACTTCCTCTCTATGATAGCAAATCTTGGTGATTCTGGTGCATCTATGCATTAAGTGCGGAGCTCTATTTAAAGGAAACCCCGAGGATATTCTTAAAGGATGCCCTGAATGCGGCAGCCATTTTTTTGAATATTATAAGGATGAAACAGAAACTGTAGAAAAAGAAAGACCTCAAGGAGAATCCATTGAAACCGTAATGGTCCATGACCATGGGATTTATGAATTAGATCTCCCCACGCTCTTAGAAGACGATTCTATAATTGTTTCAGACGAAGAAGGAATATATGTAGTTGATATTAACTTTTTATTTAAAAAAAAGATGAATGATAAGGATAATTTTTAAAAGATATTATATATTCATATCCTTTTTTTTAAACTTTTTTAATATTTCAAGCTTTAGAAGAAGTTCATAATTTTAAATGAAAAATTAATTAATAGTAAATTTTTACTTAAAAATAACCTTAGAAAAGATTATTTCCTCATCTTTTGGAAGCTGTAAATTATTTTTAGTTTTATAAAAAAAATATAAGTTTTACCTTCTTCTAAGATCCCTCTCATCAACAATATCTGCTTTTCCAGAAGGTAAAACCCTTACGAGATCATCCATAGTAACAATATGCTCCTGATTAAGTTTGTGCCTTATTTCCCTTGATAATGCTTCTTTTTTAGTATAACCTGGTTTTATAATTACATAATTATCGGTATATTTCTTTACAGCATCTAAAGGGCCTGCCATCAGCCTTTCACCTTCATAATCAACGACTCCAACTGCTATTAAAAGTGTTGCTGCCCTCACGTAATTTCTAGTCCCCCTAATTATAAATGCGCCCTTTTTAACAAATTCACCAGATTGAGGGGTCTTTGAAACCTGGTCTGGATGGACCCAGTACACATCCTGCGACCCAAATCCTTTTGTCCATGCACTTGAAAATGATGCTGCAAATGAAGCTGCTTCATCTATGGTTGTCTCAGGTATCTCTTTGCCCTGGCTTTTTATTACAACTGACGGCGCCCCATGGATATCTGAGTGGAAATAGATGTCGTTGTTTTCCATATATTTTTTTACCACTATTTCGTTGGAGTTTGCGTCTCTTCCCCCAATTACTAAAAACCCATCTGAAGAAAGGAACCACCGCAGCTTTTCAAACCATTTAAGCTCTTTTTTAACCCTTTTTTGAGGTAAAGTAACCCTTTCCATTTCTATTTCTTTCTTGTTCTTTGCCTTTTCAATCTCTTTTATCGTCTTTTCAATTGCAATATTAACCCCTGTTATTTTCCGCTTGGCCTTTTTAGCCTTTTCATAATAAACCTCAGCATTTTCAGGGATTTCCACTTTGGCATCTATATTTATAACTTCATCCTCAATTTTTAGGGTAAGGTTTCCAAGTTTATCCAGAGATTCAATTATATCTGCACCTGCTAAACCCTGTTTTCGGGCGGTTTTAAGTTTTGAAGCTATTTCATTCCAGGAATACTTTTCCCTAGCATCTTTTATAATATTAAGGATGCTTTGAATTTTCCCATAATTAGCATACAATAAATCCCCTCTCTTTTTGGAAACTTTAATTGTTTTATGGAATTTATCTAAAGTTTCTTCCTGTATCTTCAGCCGTTTCTCAAACTTCTTGACTTCAGCTCCCCATACATCTTCATATTCGTTCTTAATGGTTTCCCTTACTTCACTGCTGAAGAATTCGTCTGCTGCCTCATTATATGTTTCAAATGTTTCTTTTTTGTAATTCTCATAAATTTTAAGGTCAAGAGGCAGTACATCTTCCTTTCCATCAGACACTATTTGTGGGTGGAAGTTAGATGTTCGGAGTGGTTCAAAAAGTTCATATATCGTGTTATAAATTGAATCCAAGTCACTGCTTGAAATTTCTGCAGCAGATAAATCCTTTTGAACATTAGATCTGAGCAGTATTTCTTCAGAGTAGATACCACCCAATCCACTTCTTGCAAGAGTTCTTATAACATCAGAGTCAGAATTTCTAAATACATCTTCCAGTTCTTCCTTCTTAACTTCTAAAGGATTTATACCTCGTTTTGGAGGGTATTTGTACTCTTCTTTAGATGATATTTTCCTATCGCTCCACAATTTACGTTTAAGAGGTAAAATAATCTTTCCTTCTTCATCAAGGAGTATTATGTTACCTTTAGCAAACAGCTCAATTACCAAAGTAAATTTCTGCTCTTTAGCTACATGCAGTTCTACAATTCTATCAAAATTATACTGCCTTATATCTTCCACTGTGGCTCCTTTGATATATTTTCGAAGGAGCATTGGAAAATTCGGAGGTATTTTAGGGTTAGGTAATGGATACTGGGTCATGTGAATTCTTCTTCCTGCCTGGAAGACTATATCAACCCTTCCCTTACCCGCTACATGAAATCTTATTAAAACAGTGTCCTTTGTAGGTTGATATGCTTTATCAACTCTTGCACCTTTTAATAAGTCCCTTAATTCATGACAAACAGCGTAAACATCTACATTAGACATATTTTTCATTTATAACACCTAAAAATTTTTCAATTTTATGTTTCAAGAAATTTTTAATTTTTTCAACCTTACTAAACTTTGATTAGATATAAAAATAATGAATATAATTAAATCATCGATATATTATTTAAATATAACCTACATAATACAATACACTTATGATCTGAGTGTATTGCAAGATAATCCTGTTTATTTATGTAAACAAATAAATTAAAATGTTTATTACATAAATAAATTAAATTAAATACACAAAAACCTATTTCTGCAATACTAACTGTACATTACTAAAACATGAAAATTCAATTAACAATGTTTATACAAATACCGCATTTATACAATATACAGTTTGAAAATTTGTAACAAATAAAACATTTATTAGTAACCCCACCAAACTATATAAAGAATTTTCTAATTAAATACTTTATGTATATTTGTTAGAGCATGGATTAAAATTAACCGCTTAATAAATTAATGAATTTACGAGGATAAATAATCTAAATAATAAAATATTATGTTGATTAGAAAAGAATATTAGAGGAGGAAAAATATGGACACCGATGGAAAAGTAGCTTCCATTCACACAGTTGGAGGAATAATAGCAGGTTACATCTCATATATATTAAGTAGCGGAGTAATATTTAAAAATGAAGCAATAGCAGTTATAGCAGCTTTAATCATCCTTTATGCATTAGGTCAGCTCTCAGAAAGACTATTTGGGAAAGAAGAGGTTAATGGACTTAAAGGATGGTTGTGGAGCGGTATAGTTCCTTTCTTCTTTATATGGATCATGGTATGGGTTATATTCGCAAACCTCCAGTAAATAATAAAAAAATTTCTTTTTTATTTAATTCTTTATTTATTTTTGCACTAAATACTAAAGGTTCCATAGAATATCCATATAAATACAAATAGTAGTGCCAGTAAAAATACCAGCGGCGCGAATATTCTGCTTACAGCTACAATGGAACTGATAGTGGTTACAAGTTCAGTAGCATTTAGGGGGCCAAATGTTTTAATATCTTTAATATTAGCCACTTTACAACCGACTGAAACATCTTCCAGGTCATTTAAAGCTTCTTTAGTACATTTTAAAATACCATTTATTATCTCATCCTGCATTTTTGTACCTAACGGATTATGGCCTCCAGACATGGTATTTACAAAATGAGTATCTGTAGTCATCACTTCTGCATGATCTAACCCTAATGATTTAACTTTTTCCAGTATAACGCCTCTAAATCCAATGACCATATTATTTGCATCTAAAAGTATGTATGCTGTTTTTTGAGATCCCACTTCAATAACCATTACTTTTACTCCGCTCTGGCCAACACCGTCTTCTTTAGATATGTTGTCTAATGGATCACTGCTGCAGCCGACTTTAATTCCATTTTCCTGTTCTGGAGATTTAAGTTTTTCAACTGCCCCCATAAGCTCGAAAACTTCCTTGTTACCAGGTAAAACCCTTCCGCCTTCACCTTTAAAGCTGTTGTGGCAGTCAACCAGTACAACATTTTGGGCGTCACATGATGCCTTTGCAAGATTCATAAGAGCAAGACCAACTCCAAAATCTATATCATCAAATCCATCAGGTGCAAATGTAGCAAGCATCAATAAACCTTTATCAAAATACTGCGCACCAATTACCGCGCCTTCATTTTCAACCCTAAAGAACTTACTGGCACTTTCAGAGTAATCCATATCTTCCAAAGCTTCTTTAACGACTTTTTCTATTTTATTTATCTCTTTGGAAGCCACTGGATTAAAATCATGTGTGGAAGGCCCATGTGAAACCATTGTAAAGGTATCAAATTTACTTGAAAGTATGGTGGGCATGTTTCCACCCCCAATATTTCCAAGCGGGCCAGGATGAACACATGGAGACAAAAAAATTGATTTAATCCCATTTTTACCTTTAAAACTTAAAATTCCAGTTAAGGTATCAATAGGCTCACCTATATCTTCAAAAAGTGTTTCCATAGCTGGAGAACCTTCCGTAATATGAGCTAAAGCAAGACTTAAAAGTTCTAAACCCCCTACCCCCAAATTCTTTCTCATAGGAGATTCTATAACAGTTACAAAGGAATAAATTGCAATTACCAGTATTACAGAGGCTATTACTATCTTTACAACGATAGCTATTATACTAAAATCACCCATATTGGTAGTTACACTTGTTAAGAAAGATATAACCACCAGCATACTCAGTATAAGCGCCGGCTGAACTACCGATATAACAACGGATTTTAGAAGACTTATATTAGAGGTGCCCCATATTACGAGGGTTCTAAAAGCAAATGCGATAACACAACCAAATATTAAAGCATTTAAGACGTAATTATTCACAGTGAATACCGATACAACACTCCCAATTAAATATATAACTCCAACTATCATCATGGAAGCAAGGGCAAGAAACATGGACTGCTTCATTTTCATATGCCTGCCTTTAAA
This Methanobacterium bryantii DNA region includes the following protein-coding sequences:
- a CDS encoding metal-dependent hydrolase gives rise to the protein MEIKWFGHSAFEIISEENLKILIDPFISNNPTCPVPVEEIEADIICVTHGHGDHFGDTMEIANRTGAVVIGNHEHSLYLAKQGFEAIGMNIGGSVEIHGIKITMVDATHSADMDFIEEMGVGGSACGYIIQLENGKRIYHSGDTGVFGDMKDVIKGIYNPQIALIPIGDRFTMGLLEASIATQWIDPYVVIPMHYNTFPVIEQDPEEFADMVESTNKKTKVVILEPGQIYKE
- a CDS encoding Era-like GTP-binding protein; this translates as MPNIFRRFLNKLLGKDKKLKIGLYGHPNSGKTTLANTMTNDWIGKPLGLSSEIPHETRKVYRQEHVSIKHNGVELDFDIIDTPGIATKIDYKNFLQFGLSEAEAKERAKEATKGIIEAIKWLDDVTGVILVVDATKDPLTQANITIIGNLEARKIPFVIVANKIDLPEATPERITSVFPQHTVVPISALHGENTENLYEAMIKRFH
- a CDS encoding DUF2073 domain-containing protein — protein: MNGLKMDFLSSDALSTHTSMEKISMIVERVKGGNLVVIEGGLRPEEEAELIETTMREIDIENFMGIDIYTLEKDKKALFGISKKKAVGLTIIGPANIMKDVNKQSNFLSMIANLGDSGASMH
- a CDS encoding Zn-ribbon domain-containing protein; the protein is MHLCIKCGALFKGNPEDILKGCPECGSHFFEYYKDETETVEKERPQGESIETVMVHDHGIYELDLPTLLEDDSIIVSDEEGIYVVDINFLFKKKMNDKDNF
- the rqcH gene encoding ribosome rescue protein RqcH gives rise to the protein MKNMSNVDVYAVCHELRDLLKGARVDKAYQPTKDTVLIRFHVAGKGRVDIVFQAGRRIHMTQYPLPNPKIPPNFPMLLRKYIKGATVEDIRQYNFDRIVELHVAKEQKFTLVIELFAKGNIILLDEEGKIILPLKRKLWSDRKISSKEEYKYPPKRGINPLEVKKEELEDVFRNSDSDVIRTLARSGLGGIYSEEILLRSNVQKDLSAAEISSSDLDSIYNTIYELFEPLRTSNFHPQIVSDGKEDVLPLDLKIYENYKKETFETYNEAADEFFSSEVRETIKNEYEDVWGAEVKKFEKRLKIQEETLDKFHKTIKVSKKRGDLLYANYGKIQSILNIIKDAREKYSWNEIASKLKTARKQGLAGADIIESLDKLGNLTLKIEDEVINIDAKVEIPENAEVYYEKAKKAKRKITGVNIAIEKTIKEIEKAKNKKEIEMERVTLPQKRVKKELKWFEKLRWFLSSDGFLVIGGRDANSNEIVVKKYMENNDIYFHSDIHGAPSVVIKSQGKEIPETTIDEAASFAASFSSAWTKGFGSQDVYWVHPDQVSKTPQSGEFVKKGAFIIRGTRNYVRAATLLIAVGVVDYEGERLMAGPLDAVKKYTDNYVIIKPGYTKKEALSREIRHKLNQEHIVTMDDLVRVLPSGKADIVDERDLRRR
- a CDS encoding EMC6-like membrane protein, which codes for MDTDGKVASIHTVGGIIAGYISYILSSGVIFKNEAIAVIAALIILYALGQLSERLFGKEEVNGLKGWLWSGIVPFFFIWIMVWVIFANLQ
- a CDS encoding DUF2070 family protein, with product MSSENKLVSLTKYIMTLPPTRISLFSMVFLSFIIGCIAFLLAPSANDSILYSIVYGGSTGFLIFGLMSIMGGGLTQPMVNSFKGRHMKMKQSMFLALASMMIVGVIYLIGSVVSVFTVNNYVLNALIFGCVIAFAFRTLVIWGTSNISLLKSVVISVVQPALILSMLVVISFLTSVTTNMGDFSIIAIVVKIVIASVILVIAIYSFVTVIESPMRKNLGVGGLELLSLALAHITEGSPAMETLFEDIGEPIDTLTGILSFKGKNGIKSIFLSPCVHPGPLGNIGGGNMPTILSSKFDTFTMVSHGPSTHDFNPVASKEINKIEKVVKEALEDMDYSESASKFFRVENEGAVIGAQYFDKGLLMLATFAPDGFDDIDFGVGLALMNLAKASCDAQNVVLVDCHNSFKGEGGRVLPGNKEVFELMGAVEKLKSPEQENGIKVGCSSDPLDNISKEDGVGQSGVKVMVIEVGSQKTAYILLDANNMVIGFRGVILEKVKSLGLDHAEVMTTDTHFVNTMSGGHNPLGTKMQDEIINGILKCTKEALNDLEDVSVGCKVANIKDIKTFGPLNATELVTTISSIVAVSRIFAPLVFLLALLFVFIWIFYGTFSI